The Staphylococcus carnosus genome has a segment encoding these proteins:
- a CDS encoding CDP-glycerol glycerophosphotransferase family protein — MVKLKEIRKKLDNYAKNKGKFTYVDAFRNKKIKKNHFVLESTHGDSFGGHNYYLVQEIKKKVRRSKIFVVVKNVEAAKKFFENNNMTYVNVIKHLSVEYYELIATSEYLINDTTFYPFFNKRKGQKYFIVWHGTPLKYMGKDMPVVVDVANVQRNFYMADKIFVSNEYTKDILIETYNMKNVYQGKIVVGSSPRNSIFLDEKKKENIRENLNIKNKKVICYMPTWRGSVGKVKKSSHTQELLNYLEKNLDSNTVLYVKLHDFEKSSIDFKGFNKIKEFPNNYETYEFLSITDTLITDYSSVMYDYINVDKPVILYTYDYEEYIESRGLYEDIDKYPFKRVENLDDLLMAIENTYPIDYDKFKRRFTYSDVIDGANKILKNMLNNYVDETISEYSLHNGKETVAILSGGFWNNGVTSALINTLENIDTSKRNYICFFEKSKIKPEHYYKLLNLPENVLFYPITGEVNGSVSDRLLLKRYLWNEDYKAKGRKKQLSRIYREEFKRIFGDLKIDWFIHYTGFERKEAEMMKHIDSKKMIWVHTDMFAEYEAKKNFSKKIVFSAYQSADKVVMVHENLRDNLNKEISGLSKKLVTVNNFLGEERIRRLSKENVFETLSNVKVDYAFNDNAYKTETQMIVEEYKNKIKEIVESTKESKHTDYHTAIKNIRDINERYSFNPYISYIVERTNKMLNEATERISNIFGVENKGLIDELLFEEYYDYILPEIKDKQNELNYYFPNLENELKSYKAFLNERLDKAIVNKNQKVINNLENQFKNSRQIVIEKYKSLKKEEDLKEKFNSLFENEKRHIKEFVEKNITPENIQGSQNPSIDFYSYFRVSKIKMLNAIFDDNITVYINIGRYDYQKGHDKLIEAFENTFEQNPNIFLVIVAPHGPLKSKTINRVRSSFARDSIVILTGINNPYPLLAYCDAFVLSSNYEGLGLVVYEALAVNTDVITVNLKETIQYMEQNQAIIVENSVEGLTNGFMKHLDLKTPLKKFDFEPLKIKSNEEFESLFK; from the coding sequence ATGGTAAAACTAAAAGAGATTAGAAAGAAATTAGATAATTATGCTAAAAATAAAGGGAAATTTACTTATGTTGATGCCTTTAGAAATAAAAAAATAAAGAAAAATCATTTTGTTTTAGAATCAACACATGGCGATTCTTTTGGAGGGCATAATTATTATTTAGTTCAAGAAATCAAAAAGAAAGTTCGTCGTTCAAAGATATTTGTAGTAGTTAAAAATGTAGAAGCTGCTAAAAAGTTTTTTGAAAATAACAATATGACGTATGTTAATGTAATTAAGCATTTATCAGTTGAGTACTATGAACTGATAGCAACTAGTGAATATTTAATTAATGACACTACATTTTATCCTTTTTTCAACAAGAGAAAAGGACAAAAATATTTTATTGTATGGCATGGAACTCCGTTAAAATATATGGGTAAAGATATGCCTGTAGTTGTAGATGTTGCAAATGTTCAACGTAATTTTTACATGGCTGATAAAATTTTTGTGAGTAATGAATACACTAAAGATATTTTAATTGAAACTTATAATATGAAAAACGTCTACCAAGGAAAAATTGTGGTTGGATCTTCGCCGAGGAATTCAATATTTTTAGACGAGAAAAAGAAAGAAAATATAAGAGAAAACCTTAATATCAAGAATAAAAAAGTAATATGCTACATGCCTACTTGGAGAGGCTCTGTTGGTAAAGTGAAAAAAAGCAGCCATACTCAAGAGTTGCTAAACTATTTAGAAAAGAATCTTGATTCTAATACGGTATTATATGTTAAATTACATGACTTTGAAAAAAGTAGTATAGATTTCAAAGGTTTTAATAAAATAAAAGAGTTTCCGAATAACTATGAAACCTATGAATTTTTATCAATTACCGATACTTTAATAACCGATTATTCGTCTGTAATGTATGATTATATAAATGTAGATAAGCCTGTAATTTTATATACCTATGATTATGAGGAGTATATAGAAAGTAGAGGACTTTATGAAGACATTGATAAATATCCTTTTAAACGTGTCGAAAATTTAGATGACCTTTTAATGGCAATTGAGAATACTTACCCTATTGATTATGATAAATTTAAAAGAAGATTTACATATTCAGATGTTATTGACGGTGCTAATAAAATTCTAAAGAACATGTTAAATAATTATGTAGATGAAACAATCAGTGAATATAGTCTGCACAATGGAAAAGAAACAGTCGCAATTTTAAGCGGAGGTTTTTGGAACAATGGAGTAACAAGTGCTTTAATCAACACATTAGAAAATATAGACACTAGCAAAAGAAACTACATTTGCTTCTTCGAGAAAAGTAAAATTAAACCTGAACACTACTATAAACTTTTGAATTTACCTGAGAATGTTTTATTTTATCCTATTACTGGTGAAGTAAATGGTAGTGTTTCTGATAGATTATTGTTAAAAAGGTATTTGTGGAATGAGGACTATAAAGCTAAAGGAAGAAAAAAACAACTTTCAAGAATTTATAGGGAAGAGTTTAAAAGAATTTTTGGCGATTTAAAAATAGACTGGTTTATCCATTATACAGGTTTTGAACGTAAAGAAGCGGAAATGATGAAGCACATTGACTCAAAGAAAATGATTTGGGTTCATACGGATATGTTTGCAGAGTATGAGGCTAAAAAGAATTTTAGTAAAAAAATAGTATTTAGCGCTTATCAAAGTGCGGATAAAGTTGTAATGGTACACGAGAATTTAAGGGATAATTTAAATAAAGAAATTTCAGGGTTATCTAAAAAACTAGTAACTGTAAATAACTTTTTGGGAGAAGAGCGAATTAGACGATTAAGCAAAGAAAATGTTTTTGAGACGTTGTCTAATGTAAAAGTTGATTATGCTTTTAATGATAATGCTTATAAAACTGAAACACAAATGATTGTTGAGGAATATAAGAATAAAATAAAAGAAATAGTAGAATCAACAAAAGAATCAAAACACACTGATTATCATACAGCTATTAAAAATATCAGAGACATAAATGAAAGATATTCATTTAATCCTTATATAAGTTATATTGTTGAAAGAACAAATAAAATGTTGAATGAAGCTACAGAGAGAATAAGCAACATCTTTGGGGTGGAAAATAAAGGCCTTATCGATGAACTTTTATTTGAAGAATATTATGATTATATTCTTCCTGAGATAAAAGATAAACAAAATGAATTAAATTATTACTTCCCAAATTTAGAAAATGAACTAAAAAGTTATAAGGCATTTTTAAATGAAAGATTGGATAAAGCTATAGTAAATAAAAATCAAAAAGTGATAAATAATCTCGAAAATCAATTTAAAAATAGCCGTCAAATTGTAATTGAAAAATATAAATCATTAAAAAAAGAAGAAGATCTAAAAGAAAAGTTCAACTCTTTATTTGAAAATGAAAAGAGACACATAAAAGAATTTGTAGAAAAAAATATAACTCCCGAAAATATTCAAGGTAGTCAAAATCCTAGCATTGATTTTTATAGTTATTTCAGAGTTTCCAAAATAAAAATGCTAAATGCGATTTTCGATGATAATATTACCGTTTATATAAATATTGGGAGATATGATTATCAAAAAGGACATGATAAACTAATTGAAGCTTTTGAAAATACTTTTGAACAAAATCCTAATATATTTTTGGTTATAGTGGCGCCTCATGGCCCATTAAAATCTAAAACTATAAATAGAGTTAGAAGTTCTTTTGCAAGAGATAGTATTGTTATTTTAACTGGTATAAATAATCCATATCCATTATTAGCCTATTGCGATGCATTTGTACTTTCTTCCAATTATGAAGGCCTAGGTCTAGTGGTTTATGAAGCATTGGCAGTTAATACTGATGTTATAACTGTTAATTTGAAAGAAACAATTCAATATATGGAACAAAATCAAGCGATAATTGTTGAAAATAGTGTTGAAGGATTAACCAATGGTTTTATGAAACATCTCGATTTAAAAACACCTCTCAAAAAATTTGATTTTGAACCTCTTAAAATCAAATCAAATGAAGAATTCGAATCTTTATTTAAATAA
- a CDS encoding glycosyltransferase, which produces MNKIGKVLLNQASRKYKFISQPIKGLFKSSYVAKTTRYAKYYKHNKIKDNYIVYQSRDGKSMTDSPYAVFLYLLSNKNYKHLKHIWVADTKKKKEEFEKIYKHHSNVEFVVKESNDFLNILTTAKYILNNSTFPAYFTKKDNQVYVNTWHGTPIKAMGLDVEDNLIGSQNIIKNFLSSDILLSPNPHTSKIFKRAFSLDGLYNGNLLEIGYPRIDLTINANKKNVFKHLKQSGIRVSNREIILFAPTWRGNNVNKPEDSLRDVYRMVMELKNNTDYQVLVKVHPFVYKTALKYKELKPYLIPDSFDTNELLSVVDLLITDYSSIFFDFLVTDNPIIFYSPDYEEYKNDRGFYIKPDVLPGPSVFDTENLVDAVNKAKINASKYERQYQEFKNLYVPYENGKVTEKLIDTMFSSKKGKSLKTKETILIYPGGMKNNGITTSAINLLENIDYEKYDVTIFLNNTHNQEILKNLEQVNENVRIILRKGPLLASTSEKYRDIFVKNRGIKSLLEKIVYPTEAYEREFRKIFGDSDFDYVVDFSGYSMFWSKILLATQSKRKLIYLHSDIKSDMNRTVNGNRPHYLNLKGIISLYYKFDYLVSVSEETCKININNLATPSTKKKFVSAMNTINLPKINKLLNEDTDFFIHKGNQVLAIQKNNEIVSVPFNEDDYKVMAMGRLSPEKGFDILINGFKGIVKTSPTAKLYILGEGLLRKALEDMIKRLKLEDNVFLVGQKGNPFNIMKRCDLFALTSHYEGQSMVLLEALTIGTNTLASDIPANRYVLKFGDYGMLSENTPDLIEENIRKFMNHTTPTFEHFDANKHNTEALDQLYSLLN; this is translated from the coding sequence TTGAATAAAATAGGAAAGGTTTTATTAAACCAAGCAAGCAGGAAATACAAATTTATTTCACAACCTATTAAAGGTTTATTTAAAAGCTCTTATGTAGCAAAAACTACTCGCTACGCAAAATACTATAAGCACAATAAAATCAAAGATAACTATATTGTTTACCAATCTCGTGATGGTAAAAGTATGACAGACAGTCCATATGCCGTATTCTTATACTTATTGTCTAATAAGAATTACAAGCATTTAAAACATATTTGGGTGGCAGATACAAAAAAGAAAAAAGAAGAATTCGAAAAAATTTATAAGCACCACTCCAATGTAGAATTTGTTGTTAAAGAAAGTAATGATTTTTTAAATATCCTCACAACCGCGAAATATATTTTAAACAACTCTACTTTCCCTGCGTATTTCACTAAAAAAGACAATCAAGTTTATGTAAATACATGGCATGGCACCCCTATTAAAGCTATGGGGCTAGATGTAGAGGATAATTTAATCGGATCTCAAAATATTATTAAAAACTTCTTAAGTTCTGATATCCTCTTAAGTCCAAATCCTCATACTTCAAAAATTTTCAAAAGAGCATTTAGTCTTGACGGTTTATATAATGGGAACTTGTTAGAAATTGGTTATCCTCGAATTGATTTAACAATTAATGCGAATAAGAAAAATGTATTCAAACATTTGAAACAATCAGGAATTCGTGTTTCTAATAGAGAAATTATCTTATTTGCTCCAACTTGGAGAGGAAATAATGTGAATAAACCAGAAGATAGTTTAAGGGATGTCTATCGAATGGTAATGGAGTTAAAAAACAACACAGATTATCAAGTTTTAGTCAAAGTACATCCATTTGTGTATAAAACAGCACTGAAATACAAGGAACTCAAACCATATCTCATTCCAGATTCATTTGATACTAACGAACTACTAAGTGTTGTGGATTTATTAATCACTGACTATTCAAGTATATTCTTTGACTTTCTAGTAACAGATAACCCAATAATTTTCTATTCACCGGATTATGAAGAATACAAGAATGACAGAGGTTTTTATATCAAACCTGATGTGTTGCCTGGACCGTCAGTTTTCGATACTGAAAATTTAGTGGATGCTGTTAACAAAGCAAAAATCAATGCATCAAAATATGAAAGACAATATCAAGAATTTAAAAATTTATATGTTCCTTATGAAAATGGCAAAGTAACAGAAAAATTAATCGATACAATGTTCTCTTCTAAAAAAGGTAAATCTTTAAAAACTAAAGAAACTATTTTGATTTATCCAGGTGGTATGAAAAACAACGGAATTACTACTTCCGCAATTAATCTTTTAGAGAATATAGATTATGAAAAATACGATGTTACAATTTTCTTGAATAATACACATAACCAAGAAATACTCAAAAACTTGGAACAAGTCAATGAGAATGTACGAATTATTTTAAGGAAAGGTCCACTTCTTGCAAGCACCTCAGAAAAATACAGAGATATTTTTGTCAAAAATAGAGGCATAAAATCTCTATTAGAAAAGATAGTTTATCCTACCGAAGCTTACGAACGAGAATTCCGAAAAATATTCGGGGACTCTGACTTTGATTATGTCGTAGATTTTAGCGGTTATTCTATGTTTTGGTCCAAGATATTACTTGCTACCCAATCTAAACGTAAATTAATTTATCTTCATAGTGATATCAAAAGTGATATGAACCGCACAGTAAATGGTAATCGTCCACACTACTTGAATTTAAAAGGTATTATTAGTCTATATTATAAATTCGATTACCTTGTTAGCGTTTCCGAAGAAACATGTAAAATCAATATAAATAATCTAGCTACACCTTCAACTAAAAAGAAATTTGTTTCAGCGATGAATACAATCAATCTTCCTAAAATAAATAAACTACTGAATGAAGATACTGATTTCTTTATTCACAAAGGTAACCAAGTGCTTGCGATTCAAAAGAATAATGAAATTGTGAGTGTACCTTTTAACGAAGATGATTATAAAGTTATGGCAATGGGAAGACTTTCTCCCGAAAAAGGATTTGATATATTAATCAATGGTTTCAAAGGAATCGTTAAAACTAGCCCTACTGCCAAATTATACATTTTAGGAGAAGGTCTACTGAGAAAAGCTTTAGAGGATATGATAAAACGTTTGAAATTAGAAGACAATGTATTTTTAGTCGGGCAAAAAGGCAATCCTTTTAACATAATGAAACGATGCGATTTATTTGCTTTAACTTCACACTATGAAGGTCAATCAATGGTTTTACTAGAAGCTTTAACTATCGGTACGAATACATTAGCTTCAGATATACCCGCTAATAGATATGTTCTAAAATTTGGAGATTATGGTATGTTATCAGAAAACACTCCTGATCTGATTGAAGAAAATATTCGTAAATTTATGAATCACACTACTCCGACATTTGAACATTTTGACGCAAACAAACATAATACAGAAGCTTTAGACCAACTTTATTCCTTACTAAATTAA